Proteins encoded in a region of the Syntrophorhabdales bacterium genome:
- a CDS encoding HD domain-containing phosphohydrolase, whose protein sequence is MQVRERTSDLARANEELRLAGEKQHRTLEGVIQAVSLMLEKRDPYTAGHEKHVAQLASAIATEMGLSPDRIEGVQLAARIHDIGKISVPAEILCKPGKLSEAEFALIKAHPKTGYDILEPIDFPWPIAEMVYQHHEKLDGSGYPRALRGNQILLEARILCIADRVEAMAFHRPYRPSLGIDAALDEITKNGRRFYDGEAADACLKLFREDCFAFQ, encoded by the coding sequence ATGCAGGTGAGAGAGCGGACCTCAGACCTTGCGCGAGCAAATGAGGAGCTGAGACTTGCGGGAGAAAAACAGCATCGTACGCTCGAAGGTGTGATACAAGCCGTCTCGCTGATGCTCGAGAAAAGGGATCCATATACCGCTGGTCACGAGAAACATGTAGCGCAGCTTGCTTCTGCCATAGCTACGGAAATGGGTCTTTCACCCGACCGAATCGAGGGTGTACAACTCGCCGCACGCATCCACGACATCGGGAAGATATCGGTGCCTGCGGAAATCCTCTGTAAACCCGGAAAGCTGTCGGAGGCGGAGTTTGCCCTCATCAAGGCCCACCCCAAGACCGGCTATGACATCTTGGAGCCCATCGACTTTCCCTGGCCGATTGCGGAGATGGTGTACCAGCACCATGAAAAGCTTGATGGGTCCGGTTATCCACGCGCTCTTCGTGGGAATCAGATACTTCTTGAGGCTCGTATTCTCTGCATTGCCGACAGAGTAGAGGCTATGGCTTTCCACCGCCCTTACAGGCCATCGCTCGGCATTGATGCCGCCCTCGATGAGATAACAAAAAATGGTCGCAGATTTTATGATGGCGAAGCCGCAGATGCTTGTCTAAAACTATTTCGCGAAGACTGCTTCGCCTTTCAATAA